The sequence TCGAATCCTATTCTGGCGAGTACTATCTGCGTGCCAGCCAGTGGTTTATATCATTTTActgggcctcagctttctcacctAGAAAATGGGGACTGGAAATTCCTACAGTGCCTAACTAACAGTGAGTTTCAAATGAAATAACAGTtatcaccagagccacagagatgGCTGGTAAGATGGCAGAATCATAAACCCTGGTCCTGACTCCAAACCAAGAGTGTTGTCTGCAGAGGTCAGAGGTGATGCTGATGCCACACCTGCTGCTGCTCACAAATTTGCAGTCCTGGTTTACAGATGTGAGGTCCTGAATGCCGAGTCACACACAGAATAGTCGtatgagagggagacagagagacatcCCCTCAGTGAATGGGACCCAATTATCCACCCGCCCCCACAATCAAATTCCAATCCTGCATTCTCCACTATGTGACCCTGATCATGTCACTCAATAACAGCCAGTGTCGCCAATCATTCCACCCTGTGCtgcattaactcatttcatcttaATGACCTTACGAGGCTAGTACTACTATCGTTCCCTTCTACAGATAAAGAAACGGAGGCCAAGTCACACCGAAAGTAAGAGGTGGAGCACAGGCTGAGAGATGGGCACGAGCTCTCATGGTTCTCCCTGGGCTGTCCACAGAAAATGCCACCACAAAGGCATCAAAACCAATATTTGTTAATAGTTGGAGAGAGCactgggagaaagggaggagaggcagCCAGTACAGCTGCATGGTCATGGTAAAATCTAGGCGGTGGGCACATGGACATTGGATGTAAAAACTCTCCttacttttctgtaagtttgaatattttcatgaTGAGACAGAAAAGTGGCTTCAGGAGTCTTTGTCGAGGTGCAATGCTGAGTGACTAAAGGAGACATCGTGCAATAAGCAAACTTACAATTAATGGGGCTTTAAACGTGATGCCTGGACaagccagtgtgtgtgtgtgtggtgttttgcAACTAATGGGTATTTAATAAGCGTATACAAAGCACCTTGAAATGTGGTTCAGAAGATACTTCATAAATGTAGTTCTTTCCTCCAGTGAAGCTCAAAATCACCAATGCATCAACATGCATTTACTAAGCTCCTAGAGTGTAACCAACATATTGAGGTCCTATgggattttagaaaaaaagactggCTTCCCCAACCAAGAGTGCTGAGGACACAAAACATCTTACTTGAAAAGGACAAGTGTTAGACTAGATCgctatagaaaacattttttatgtgtatgactcatttcaggaaaaaaagaatgctttgggTACATGGTTTAAACTAAAGGATGACAGCCTTTTTTGTATACGAGGAGAAAATGTACATAGGTAACGAtgtatgaaattttatttcataagatAGATTGTAAATAAGAGTATTGCTGTAGCTGCTAACATGTTATTATCTGTGAATACAAATCTCCCAGGAAGGACTACACAGAAGAAACTTCATAATCATCCATTAGACCCTGAGCTGCTGCTCTGATCCGGGATCTCCATGGGCCCTCTCAATTCTATTACACACCCTGCACAGTTCTTGAAGGGAGGCACTTTCAGTGGAAAAAGGACTTGGATTTAAGTAACACTGAATCTCACCATGAGAGAGTTATTCCTTTTCCAATCCGTTCAAATCCTTCTGATTATGCCAAGCAGAAAGTCTCCGCATGGTGCCAGGATGGCTGGAACACCCCTCCCTCTAAACAAAGGGACCGAGCCTCCAGCTCACAGCCTTGGCAGGTAACAACTTCAGGCTAGACTGTAccccttctattttattttgctttgtatctTATTTTTACAATTGCCTCTGTTTACGACAACTGATACTGCTTTTCCATTTCCCAAAAGTGACACaaaatctctaaatatttttaagtaaaaaggaTGGACTGATTTAAAGCAAAACCGTAAGTGTCGGTGGCTGAGAACTTCAGGTCTGCTCCAAGGCTACCATTTTACAGGGGAGCCAACTGAGGTCCGGCCTCTTTTAAGACCCCACAGCAAGTCTGTAATGGAGCAGGCTCTGAACCCGTGTCTCCAGGCACACTGTCCTGTGCTCTTTCGGGACTGTCGCTATTTATTTTGGCTTCTGCCTCTGATCTTCACGCAAGGTCTGGGGTGGGACAAGTGGCGGAAGGAGGAAGGAACTGTCTCCCACCCTCTGATCCCGTCCTGTCCAACCCCAGGCACCTCTGGGCACAGGTCTCAGATCAGCAGCACCCCCGCCCTGTTGATTCTCAAAGCCCTCATTCAGGTGAAGAAGCAAGGGGGCCTTAGCCCGTGGCAGTTTCCCCTGCCTCTCAGTTCCATGTGTCTGAAGCCTCCCTTGCCCGGACGTGTTCCAGCCCAGCACGgggatttctctctccctctgcctccatctgCTTCATGCAGGAAAGCGGAAGAAAGCTTTGCTCACTGACtgatatccaagaggatgtggttCCTGCATGGGAGATTTATCCCACAGTCTGGCCTCAGTGAGGTAAATGCAGAGTGAGGCAACAGTGCTTTTGAAATTCAGAGTCTGATGGGTCAGGATTCTCAACCAAGGCCCCAGGCTGTAGCAGCAGATGTGAGCTAATGCAGGGGAAGCACctagtgcagtgcctggcacacagtaagcgtCAGCTTTTCCCTGGTATTTTATTCCCTTGGTGTTATGTTAGTTTAGATGAAGGGAGCTTTTGTGGTTTTTGGACAAAGTACAGATTGAGGCGTCACAGGCCTTGCATATGGCCAAGTAGCCTGGGCACTGCACAAGCCCAGAGGCACCATATGTAAAGTTGAGTGTGACAACCAGACCTGGCGTCCCTTAGCATAATTCCCTACAAATTCCTGAACGGAGAGCCAGGAAATCTGGGTCCTAACATTGATGTCTCCACTAAACTGCTGGGCGACCTTAGGCcagtctctttccctctctgcctcagtttcctcttctgtaacagAACCAAACATTGTCTGAAATTCTCTTCCAGCTACAAAATCCTGTGTGTCAACAGAAGGAGACTTCAATTTCTGAAGGCTAGTCATACAAAAGAGGAATTGAGCTCAGGGGCCTGGCTGGGGTTTTGGGGGCAGAGCCAGCATGAGCAGGGCAGGATACCATAGGGAGTAGCTTTTGCCTTAGCGGGGCTGGGACACCCAGGGAGAGAACTTTTGCTTCTGTCAGAAAGAAAATCTTAATCAGAGTCCCTAGCAACAAACATGGCAGCTGTGGGTGGTAGTGAGTTCCCTGCGGCTTGAGGAATTCAAGTATAGGCTGGGTTAGGAGAGAGAGCTATGAGAGGTGACAGCTTTGACCATATGCCCTTTGTGGTCCTTCCCAGTGTGGAGACTGTACCGTTTCAAGGCTTGGTTCTATTTTCATCAGTGCTGGAGGCATTTCAGCTCTGAGTCCCATCAAACCCCGCTGATAACTATTAATGTAATGAACTCATCCACTCTGCCACCCTCACCCTCTTAAAGTTCACACCCATCCACATTCTTCAAATTAAACTGGATTCCTCCAGCATCACTACTGTTTACCTTTGCTGTGGCCAACAAACCTAGGAAGAACCAGTTAATAGCCTTTTCCAGActtggggaagggggaaggtGGAGCCAGGGTGGGGAACCctgtaaaaaaaatcaggagaataAACCATACAAACACTTCTAGTGTCTATACTCCAGAGACAGCTAATGCCAATTGCAAATCATCCCTATCTATTCATTACTGCAGGGCCCCTGGGCATTGCTAGCGGCAGCAGCTGTGTAGGACTGGGTTGCATTACTGCACACGAGGGAAAGAATCAGGATTTCCCTTAAAACCACACCATTCTGACTTTTCATTAATCTAGATAGACTCTCCCAAGGGTATAAATGGTTGAGGTTGAATCGTGGCACTTTTCAGTTGCACCCACAATGTCTAAGGAACAGCAAGATTTGGCAATTATCCACCTGGGATGATCAATAAGGGCATTCAGTCAGTCTTGGGAAGGTGGGGTCCGAAAACCCCCACTGCTGTCAATAATTGCAGTGTTTCACGCTCACTTCCAAGGTGActgagtccaaaaaaaaaaaaaaaaatcagcttggaTGTAAGTCTTAAAGACTTCTGTTCAGAAATTTAGCTCACGCACCCTTAGCTctttaaacaatttaaatgaaTTGTCTTTTCTCGTTCCCTTGAATAGAGTGTATATTGACACAATAAAAAGGTATCAATCACAATTTAGAGTATTTTCCTGATGGTGAAAGCTATTTAGTTTGGCAAGAGTCCAGAACCTTCTCTCTTGGTGACTTTCCCAGAGGGGCAGAGCACAGCAGTCCACCTAGGAGATGAAAAGTGCACCCCAAATAATAGACATACTGTGCTGGCATGTGTGATGCATGTGGCATCTAGGACAACACTTTTGCAAAGGTTAGATCCTCCCATCTTCTCAAACACTCTGCCCAGAGGCAGCAGGACTCCATTTCCCAGATGAAGTACCTGAGCCTCAAAGAGGTAAAGCCACTCACCCCTTGTCATAAAGCCAGGAGGAAAGAGAGCCCGAGGCTAAAAAGCAAGTCTGTTCTGTCCCCGTGCCTAAGCCCACCTCCTGGGTAGTTACACCTGCACCACAACAAAGGAACTGGAATGTCATGGTACCTTTCTGCCTCCTGGTCTGCACTCTGTGGTTTGCTCTCGAAGGCATTGAAGCTGCTCATGTCCACATAGCCATCATTCTCATTGGCCGCAGAcagggctctgctctgctcttcAAACAGCTTTGTAAACGTGCCAGCCCTTGCGGGCCTCCGGGGTGGAAGCTGGATGTTTTCATAGTCCGAGTTCATGGCTGGAATGTTCTCGTAGTCCGAGGTGTCAGCATTGGGGAAAGAGATGGAGCGCGGCTTggtcaggggcaggggcagaaagGGCGGCCGGGAGCGGTCCTCGAAGGACTCCACCCTGGACACCGTCCTGCTGAAGGGCACACCCTTCCTCTTGCCGTCCCTGTAGAAGATGAGGGAGGAGGGCGAGTCACAAGCCCGGGGCTTGCCTGTCCGCGCCCTGAGTTGAGGCGAGTTGCTGAGGCTCCTCCGGTCCATCTCCAGGAGCCGGGCTGGCCCATGGTAGCTGGACTCCGAGGAAGACCTGGACGAGGACACGTTGACGTCCACATGCACCTTGCTATCTGTCTTCTTCTTAAATGTCAGTGCCAGGAACCGTTTAAAGGACGGCTTCTTCTTCTTGCTGTGCTTGTCTGGGGGCTCGCTCTCCACCAGGAGCGAGGGTGAGCTCTTCGTGATGGGCTTTTTGGTGATGCAGGCCAGGTCAAAAGGGGGCGGGATGTCGACCACAGAAGATGGGGTGGAGGTGCCGCTTGACGGTAGGTGGCCCCTCTGGGAGAAGCTGCCAGAGGAACCAATCATGCAGGGCAGGGAGAGGTTGTCGTCCTTCCTCTTGATCCTGTGGTCGTCTAGGCTGCATGCCTCGGGCTCCCGGTACAGGGACATGGGAATCTCTCGGCCTTCCACGGAGAATGACCGAGGGTACAAAGTGAAGGCTCTGGGCTTGGCGGGCAAGGCCCTGCTGATGTCTAGCGGCTTCCCCTCCAATGGCAGGACTGTCTTCCTTGCCTCCTGGGTGGCACCTGCAACGCCAACTGCTGATGAGCCAGCTTCTGGCCCTGTTTCTTCTGGGACAGTTTCTGGGACATAGCCAGCCACCTTCCCGGAGTGGGGCCTGGCCCTCACAATGACGTTCTTCCTGTCAACGGGAAGCGAGCCACCCTCAGCATCAGAGCTCACTTCGTCCTTCACGTCATAGCCACTGGGTGCGTCCAAGGAAGCCTGTGCCTCCAACATTGCCCCATCCCCCTGGTCTTCCCTGCACACCAGGCCCACTCCCATCTCATAGGGGTTGGTGAGTGCATCGTCCAGAGCGTCGTCATCCTCTGACAGGACCACCACATTGGGGACACAGGGCCTCTCCTCAGCACCACTGGGCCGGGAGCCATGCTGGCcacagccagccccagcccctgggtcCTGCTCTGCCTGCTGGCCCGACTGCAGTACCTGCTCTGACTCTGGGCCTTCCACCGACTCAGGAAGAGGAGTGTAGCTTTCGCTGCAGAAGGAGGTGCTCTCGGTTGGGAAGAACTCATAGGGACTTTCTGAGAGTGGAGCCACAAAGTCATCCAGACAGTCGCTCTCAAAAGGAATGATCTGGCAGCTCTCCTCTGCTGCTTCATCTGGCACGGCGTCCTCATCTCCTCCAGGgtctcctcctgccccctgggccagggctgcagtTTCTTCTGGGTCACATGGCTCATCATCAGCATCCTCGCCGCCACTGCCTGGGGTATCTCCACACACCTCCAAGGAGGTTTCAGGGCTGAGTGTGGCCGCCTCTGCTTCTGGGATGCCTGTGACCAACCCCTCATCTTCCAGGGGCTCCTCTTCGGCATCTTCTGCATTCCTCTCGATGGGGCTGTTGGAGTCCAGGCATGCATCCAGCGCCCCAGGTTCTGTGTTGGCACAGCTTTCCTCGCCATCCTCCTCTGCCTCACCAGGGGTCCCGGGCTCCTCGCCACGAGCTGCTGGATCCTCTACGTGGAGGTCCAATAACGACATATTGCTCAGAAAGGCTGCCTCTCCATCCCGAGGACCCCCATCCTCCAGGATGCACTCGCTGTATTCTTCCACCAGCTTCGCTTCCTCCTCAGACATGAACCTCTGCTCCTCTGCCCCCTCGAACTCAGGCGTGAGGTCTTCATCACTCTCTCCACTCTGCACCGCTTCAGCTGGGCTGACCAAGTCCTCTGCAGTTGCTGTCCCCTCCTGCTCACACTCCTTGCCTCCTTCCTGGCCTGTCTCCTCCCCACTGGCCTCCAGAGGCACCGAGACTTTGTCCTCTGcagagcccccagccctgggtccATCCTCTTGGGGCACAGCCCCAGGGGCCAGGATGTAATCCTCGTCCGCCTCAGACTCGGAGCATTCCGGGTTGGAGCGCCGCTCCTCGCAGAGCCCTTTGTCCGCACAAGGCAGCTTCCCGTTGCTGCATTTGTTCAAGCTGTTGATCATGTAGACACTGGCCCTCCACTCGCTGGGGGTAGCCAGCCTGGGTTTTGGGGCGATGGGGGGTTTTGGCCCCCTAGACATGGAGTTGGGACTGTGGAGACTCTCAGGCCGGGCTGAGGGGAATTTAGGTGCCGTTACTGGCGTGAGAGGACTGGCAGTCTTTGGCTTGGGAGCAAGTGGTGGTTTGGGTGAATCTAAAGGatgaacacagagaaaagaaggagagaaaaagaacagttaCCATCACTTCCATCCAGAGTTCCCTACCCACCATTTTTGAGAGAACACCGAAGATGTTTCCCAACCCAGGTGAATCCAACCTACCACATTCTGCCTCAGGTTTACGCCATCCACCAACATCTTTAAAAGCCTTTGACCTTCCACTAAAGACTCATTCTGTGAGCAAGGTGAAGCGATCACTCTTTTAGGCACCATCCAGTGGAAAGAAGCCAATTGGATGACCGGCTATGCTCCTCAAAGGAAGACATCCACATCCTTCAAGGCATTCACTCAACAACCAGGTACTCAAGGTTTTCCACGTGCAGGTGCCCATGAAACAAGGTTGTTCTCAACAGTCACCATCCCTGAGCCCCTGTCCTTCCACCATTAATTCCCTGGCACCTACTATACACAAAGAACTGCAGACGGTCAGGTCTTCCAGGGCCAAGAGGAGAGGATTCCTGCTGCAGACTACTCCCCTCTGAGTTAAGGAGACAAGATGAACAGGACAACTGGAAGACTGAGCCCAGGCCCCTGTATGTGATGACTACACAGCTCTCTCTGTTTTCTCCCTCCCTGGAGAATgacacaccacagctctgggctggTGATGTGTGATGCTCCTGATGGTCACTGCTGAAGTCTACATGCTTCAAGACCAGGGTCCAGCTAACTTCCCTGCATCCATATTTCACAGTAGAaattggggagggagtgggatagactgggagtttgggattagtagatgcaaactattgcatatggagtggataagcaatgaggtcctgcttaATGGAACAGGGAACTACCTCccatcacttttgatggaacatgatggtggataatatgagaaacaagaatatacatatatatatgtatatatgcataactgggtcactttgctgtacagcagaaactgacagaacactgtaaatcaactctaataatttttttaaaaaagaaattacatgatATTTTTCAGCATGGATATTTACAAAAGATCTCATACATTGTGCATGCTGAGGATGTACTGAATGTGGCAGAATAAAAGATATGGTACAGCATATATGTGCTGCAGGAGTTAGAGAAGCAAGAGCTGCCCTGGCTAGGAAGACCCGGCAGAGAGGCGAGACTTCAGCTCGCTTTCGCAGGATGGGAGTGACCTGGACAAGGGGAAGGGTCAAGGGAGGAGTCGCCCGCCGCCAAGGTCAGTGGCTCTCTGGCCACAGCCAGCCCACGCCTCCACACCTCCCGCCAAGTCTCCAAACCCCTGTCCCTGTGGTGGGCAGGGTGAGGAATGCAGAGTTCAAGGGCTGCAACTCCATCCTGACATCGCTTCCAAAGCACTGCCTGGTTCCCCGATACCCGGGTGTAAGACGGACAAGCCCCCCTTCAGCCCAGTCTCACTCCCCAGTTCCAGCCCATTAAGCCTTGGGTGCATTACAGAGCAGCCTCAGGACACCAGCCCAGCCGTGACAGAAGGAGGACAGAGCAGAGGGCTGGAGGTCTGTCAGCACACCTGACTTCAATCCTTGTGCATCCAACCCCTGTAG is a genomic window of Sus scrofa isolate TJ Tabasco breed Duroc chromosome 13, Sscrofa11.1, whole genome shotgun sequence containing:
- the FGD5 gene encoding FYVE, RhoGEF and PH domain-containing protein 5, coding for MNRADSPKPPLAPKPKTASPLTPVTAPKFPSARPESLHSPNSMSRGPKPPIAPKPRLATPSEWRASVYMINSLNKCSNGKLPCADKGLCEERRSNPECSESEADEDYILAPGAVPQEDGPRAGGSAEDKVSVPLEASGEETGQEGGKECEQEGTATAEDLVSPAEAVQSGESDEDLTPEFEGAEEQRFMSEEEAKLVEEYSECILEDGGPRDGEAAFLSNMSLLDLHVEDPAARGEEPGTPGEAEEDGEESCANTEPGALDACLDSNSPIERNAEDAEEEPLEDEGLVTGIPEAEAATLSPETSLEVCGDTPGSGGEDADDEPCDPEETAALAQGAGGDPGGDEDAVPDEAAEESCQIIPFESDCLDDFVAPLSESPYEFFPTESTSFCSESYTPLPESVEGPESEQVLQSGQQAEQDPGAGAGCGQHGSRPSGAEERPCVPNVVVLSEDDDALDDALTNPYEMGVGLVCREDQGDGAMLEAQASLDAPSGYDVKDEVSSDAEGGSLPVDRKNVIVRARPHSGKVAGYVPETVPEETGPEAGSSAVGVAGATQEARKTVLPLEGKPLDISRALPAKPRAFTLYPRSFSVEGREIPMSLYREPEACSLDDHRIKRKDDNLSLPCMIGSSGSFSQRGHLPSSGTSTPSSVVDIPPPFDLACITKKPITKSSPSLLVESEPPDKHSKKKKPSFKRFLALTFKKKTDSKVHVDVNVSSSRSSSESSYHGPARLLEMDRRSLSNSPQLRARTGKPRACDSPSSLIFYRDGKRKGVPFSRTVSRVESFEDRSRPPFLPLPLTKPRSISFPNADTSDYENIPAMNSDYENIQLPPRRPARAGTFTKLFEEQSRALSAANENDGYVDMSSFNAFESKPQSADQEAESAYTEPYKVCPISAAAPKEDLTSDDEQGSSDEEDTAPRDPSLTQKVEGQSRAHVIAQELLSSEKVYVEMLQHLHLDFYGAVTRALDETDQEGKDVPAREELRRGLSELPAIRDLHQGILEELEERLLHWDGQQKVADVFLAREQGFDHHATHILQFDRSLSLLSESCLHCPRLAAAVREFEQSQQGGGQNVKHRLLRVVQRLFQYQVLLTDYLNNLCPDSAEYDDTQGALSLISKVTDHANDSMEQGENLQKLVHIEHSVRGQGDLLQPGREFLKEGTLMKVTGKNRRPRHLFLMSDVLLYTYPQKDGKYRLKNTLAVASMKVSRPVMEKVPYALKIETSESCLTLSASSCAERDEWHSCLSRALPEDYKAQALAAFQHSVEIRERLGVSLGERPPTLVPVTHVMMCMNCGCDFSLTLRRHHCHACGKIVCRNCSRNKYPLKYLKDRMAKVCDGCYAELKKRGGDIPGLMKERPVSMSFPLSSPRFSSSAFSSVFHSINPSAFKKQKKVSSALTEVAASGEGCTISGYLSRCKKGKRHWKKLWFVIKGKVLYTYMASEDTAAMESIPLLGFTIAPEKEEGSSEVGPIFHLYHKKTLFYSFKAEDTKSAQRWIEAMEDASVL